One part of the Arthrobacter tumbae genome encodes these proteins:
- a CDS encoding NtaA/DmoA family FMN-dependent monooxygenase (This protein belongs to a clade of FMN-dependent monooxygenases, within a broader family of flavin-dependent oxidoreductases, the luciferase-like monooxygenase (LMM) family, some of whose members use coenzyme F420 rather than FMN.): MTKRQMILGMHLGNGYGSQTSAWRAPNVDPANYASFDAQVRYAQAAERGKFAFLFLPDFPGLEADVDHEAPSMTLEPMMTLAAIARATERIGLVATGSTSFNEPFNIARQFKALDVMSHGRAGWNAVTSSDPAAAANFGQTLASRPHRYQRAHETIQIAQALWGSWQQDAWIKDQKSGHFADPGKIQPINMQGEHVASRGPLPIPPSEQGQPVIFSAGGGGNGLELAGRYANGVIGATFTIDDARKQRQAYRDAARRAGRNPDEIKFFAGVMPAIGKSKRAALDRRVQLGELTAASRVAYLGSMLNLHLDAHQLDDPLTAQQLVAASPSPFDPRSPRALEVAREGWTIRDILAHGVIDYHPTPVGEASVTADHMQEWFEASACDGFWVSIDVNEDGVDTFVDEVVPLLQDRGIYHHDYDGTTLRDHLDAPAQYGLDPRLTDPTT, from the coding sequence ATGACCAAGCGACAGATGATCCTGGGCATGCACCTGGGCAACGGATACGGATCACAGACCTCAGCCTGGCGCGCCCCTAACGTTGATCCGGCGAATTACGCGAGCTTCGATGCGCAGGTCCGCTACGCGCAAGCCGCTGAGCGCGGGAAGTTTGCCTTCCTGTTCCTCCCGGACTTCCCCGGCCTGGAGGCCGACGTAGACCACGAAGCACCATCGATGACCCTGGAGCCGATGATGACGCTTGCGGCGATCGCCCGGGCCACCGAGCGCATCGGTCTGGTCGCAACCGGTTCCACGAGCTTCAATGAGCCCTTCAACATCGCCCGCCAGTTCAAGGCCCTGGATGTGATGAGTCACGGACGCGCCGGATGGAACGCGGTCACCAGCAGCGACCCCGCCGCCGCAGCGAACTTCGGCCAAACCCTGGCGTCCCGCCCGCACCGCTACCAGCGAGCCCACGAAACCATCCAGATCGCCCAAGCCCTCTGGGGAAGCTGGCAGCAGGACGCCTGGATCAAGGACCAGAAGTCCGGCCACTTCGCCGACCCCGGCAAGATCCAGCCCATCAATATGCAGGGCGAGCACGTCGCCTCCCGCGGGCCTCTACCCATCCCACCATCCGAGCAGGGCCAGCCCGTCATCTTCTCCGCCGGCGGAGGCGGCAACGGACTCGAGCTCGCCGGACGCTACGCCAACGGCGTCATCGGCGCCACCTTCACCATCGACGACGCCCGCAAGCAACGCCAGGCCTACCGCGATGCCGCCCGCCGGGCAGGGCGCAACCCGGACGAGATCAAGTTCTTCGCCGGAGTCATGCCCGCCATCGGCAAGTCCAAACGCGCCGCTCTGGACCGACGGGTGCAGTTGGGCGAGCTCACAGCCGCTTCGCGGGTCGCCTACCTTGGGTCGATGTTGAACCTGCACCTCGACGCCCATCAGCTCGATGACCCCCTCACCGCCCAGCAACTCGTCGCCGCGTCCCCGAGCCCGTTCGACCCCCGCTCCCCACGCGCATTGGAAGTTGCCCGGGAAGGATGGACCATCCGCGACATCCTCGCTCACGGCGTCATCGACTACCACCCCACCCCCGTCGGCGAAGCATCAGTCACCGCGGACCACATGCAGGAATGGTTCGAAGCCAGCGCCTGCGACGGATTCTGGGTCTCCATCGACGTCAACGAAGACGGTGTCGACACCTTCGTCGACGAAGTCGTCCCCCTCCTCCAGGACCGCGGCATCTACCACCACGACTACGACGGCACCACACTCCGCGACCATCTCGACGCACCCGCCCAATACGGACTCGACCCACGCCTCACGGACCCCACCACATGA
- a CDS encoding MerR family transcriptional regulator — protein sequence MRIGELAKKTGVPARMLRYYEEQDLISPRRLENGYRTYDDYLVDRVKKIRGLVDSGIPTRIISSILPCLDQPQTIVVKNAEPGLRELLVTERDRMTEKIDFLIHNRDSITRYIEAIDVAASQGQSLKAG from the coding sequence ATGCGTATTGGTGAGTTGGCGAAGAAGACGGGCGTTCCTGCCCGAATGCTGCGGTATTACGAGGAACAAGACCTGATTTCACCGCGACGTTTGGAGAACGGGTACCGGACGTATGACGACTATCTGGTGGATCGGGTGAAGAAGATCCGTGGGCTGGTTGATTCCGGGATCCCGACGCGAATCATCTCGAGCATCCTGCCGTGTCTGGATCAGCCGCAGACCATCGTCGTGAAAAACGCCGAGCCCGGGTTGCGGGAGCTGCTGGTGACGGAGCGGGACCGCATGACGGAAAAGATTGATTTCCTCATCCACAACCGGGACTCGATCACCCGGTACATCGAGGCCATCGATGTTGCCGCCTCCCAGGGTCAGTCGCTCAAAGCGGGCTGA